Proteins encoded together in one Zonotrichia albicollis isolate bZonAlb1 unplaced genomic scaffold, bZonAlb1.hap1 Scaffold_254, whole genome shotgun sequence window:
- the LOC141727767 gene encoding olfactory receptor 14C36-like, with amino-acid sequence MSNRSSIRHFLLLPLADTRQLQLLHFCLLLGISLAALLGNGLIISAVACGHHLHTPMFFFLLNLALTDLGSICTTVPKAMHNSLWDTRDISYTGCAAQLFFFLFFISAEFFLLTVMCYDRYVSICKPLHYGTLLGSRACAHMAAAAWASAFLNALLLMANTFSLPLCHGNDLGQFFCEIPPILKLSCSQSKLRKLGLIVGSSCLGLGCFVFIVFSYVQIFRAVLRIPSEQGRHKAFSTCLPHLAVISLFVSTILFSHLKPPSISSPSLDLSLSLLYSVVPPAMNPLIYSLRNQELKAAVWRLITGCFQEQ; translated from the coding sequence atgtccaaccgcagctccatcaggcacttcctcctgctgccattggcagacacgcggcagctgcagctcctgcacttctgcctcttgctgggcatctccctggctgccctcctgggcaacggcctcatcatcagcgccgtagcctgtggccaccacctgcacacacccatgttcttcttcctgctcaacctggccctcactgaccttggctccatctgcaccactgtgcccaaagccatgcacaattccctctgggacaccagggacatctcctacacaggatgtgctgctcagctctttttttttctgttcttcatctcagcagagtttttcctcctgaccgtcatgtgctacgaccgctacgtgtccatctgcaaacccctgcactacgggaccctcctgggcagcagagcttgtgcccacatggcagcagctgcctgggccagtgcctttctcaatgctctgctactcatggccaatacattttccctgcccctgtgccatggcaatgacctgggccagttcttctgtgaaatcccaccgatcctcaagctctcctgctcacagtcCAAACTGAGGAAACTGGGGCTCATTGTTGGTAGTTCCTGTTtaggtttgggttgttttgtattcattgttttctcctatgtacagatcttcagggctgtgctgaggattccctctgagcagggacggcacaaagccttttccacctgcctccctcacttGGCTGTGATCTCCCTGTTTGTCAGCACTATTCTCTTTTctcacctgaagcccccctcaatctcgtccccatccctggatctgtccctgtcacttctgtactcggtggtgcctccagccatgaaccccctcatctacagcctgaggaaccaggagctcaaggctgcagtgtggagactgatcactggatgctttcaggaacagTAA